One Helianthus annuus cultivar XRQ/B chromosome 7, HanXRQr2.0-SUNRISE, whole genome shotgun sequence genomic region harbors:
- the LOC110868487 gene encoding universal stress protein YxiE isoform X1 produces the protein MKVLVAIDESEGSLYALQWALEHLHLPETEGSAAITVVHVQPHFMPPHTAIPVGPVIFATPAVMDSIKKAQEQSASEVISRATKLCEQHMIKAEMMVIRGDPKEMIVEASEDMNVDLLVVGSRGLGQIKRAFLGSVSDYCAHHAKCPVLIVRPPKSSHK, from the exons ATGAAAGTATTGGTTGCCATAGATGAGAGTGAAGGGAGTTTGTATGCTCTCCAATGGGCCCTTGAACACTTGCATCTCCCGGAGACCGAGGGGTCAGCCGCGATCACAGTCGTTCATGTCCAACCTCATTTCATGCCGCCTCACACCGCCATCCCTGTTGGTCCCG TAATATTTGCGACACCTGCAGTGATGGATTCTATAAAGAAGGCACAAGAACAAAGTGCATCTGAAGTCATTTCACGTGCCACGAAACTATGCGAACAACACATG ATTAAAGCCGAAATGATGGTGATTAGAGGAGACCCAAAGGAAATGATAGTTGAAGCTTCAGAGGACATGAATGTTGATCTCCTGGTTGTTGGAAGTAGAGGCCTTGGACAAATCAAAAG GGCGTTTTTGGGGAGTGTTAGTGACTATTGTGCGCATCATGCTAAATGTCCGGTTCTTATAGTACGCCCACCAAAATCATCCCACAAGTAA
- the LOC110868487 gene encoding universal stress protein PHOS34 isoform X2 — protein sequence MKVLVAIDESEGSLYALQWALEHLHLPETEGSAAITVVHVQPHFMPPHTAIPVGPVMDSIKKAQEQSASEVISRATKLCEQHMIKAEMMVIRGDPKEMIVEASEDMNVDLLVVGSRGLGQIKRAFLGSVSDYCAHHAKCPVLIVRPPKSSHK from the exons ATGAAAGTATTGGTTGCCATAGATGAGAGTGAAGGGAGTTTGTATGCTCTCCAATGGGCCCTTGAACACTTGCATCTCCCGGAGACCGAGGGGTCAGCCGCGATCACAGTCGTTCATGTCCAACCTCATTTCATGCCGCCTCACACCGCCATCCCTGTTGGTCCCG TGATGGATTCTATAAAGAAGGCACAAGAACAAAGTGCATCTGAAGTCATTTCACGTGCCACGAAACTATGCGAACAACACATG ATTAAAGCCGAAATGATGGTGATTAGAGGAGACCCAAAGGAAATGATAGTTGAAGCTTCAGAGGACATGAATGTTGATCTCCTGGTTGTTGGAAGTAGAGGCCTTGGACAAATCAAAAG GGCGTTTTTGGGGAGTGTTAGTGACTATTGTGCGCATCATGCTAAATGTCCGGTTCTTATAGTACGCCCACCAAAATCATCCCACAAGTAA
- the LOC110868485 gene encoding ubiquitin carboxyl-terminal hydrolase 12 isoform X2: protein MTLVTPQPLDEDEEMLVPHSEILEGPLPVQGPVAFDGTPPVEAPQPMEVVASTVENQAIEEPQVSRFTWAIQNFSRQTNKKLYSDVFVVGGYKWRVLIFPKGNNVDHLSMYLDVADSSSLPYGWSRHAQFNLAVVNQIHSKFTVKKDTQHQFHARESDWGFTSFMPLSDLYDPGRGYLVNDTCIIEAEVAVKKVIDYWTYDSKKETGYVGLKNQGATCYMNSLLQTLYHIPYFRKAVYHMPTTENDMPSGSIPLALQSLFYKLQYNETSVATKELTKSFGWDTYDSFMQHDVQELNRVLCEKLEDKMKGTVVEGTIQKLFEGHHMNYIECVNVDFKSTRKESFYDLQLDVKGCRDVYASFDKYVEVERLEGDNKYHAEAHGLQDAKKGVLFIDFPPVLQLQLKRFEYDFTRDTMVKINDRYEFPLELDLDRENGKYLSPDADKSVRNLYTLHSVLVHSGGVHGGHYYAYIRPILSDNWFKFDDERVTKEDIKRALEEQYGGEEELPQTNPGYNNAPFKFTKYSNAYMLVYIRESDKDKIICDVDEKDIAEHLRIRLKKEQEEKENKRRYKAQAHLYTIIKVARDANLLEQIGKDIYFDLVDHDKVHSFRIQKQTPFNQFKEEVAKEFGVPVQFQRFWIWAKRQNHTYRPNRPLTALEETQSVGQLREVSSKNQNAELKLFLEIEIGPDLHPIPPPDKSKEDILLFFKLYDPEKEELRYVGRFFVKSSSKPTEIILKLNERAGFSQDEEIELYEEIKFEPCVMCERLDKRTSFRSSQIEDGDIICFQKLPKAEEKYRYPDVPSFLEYVKNRQIVHFRSLDRPKEDDFCLELSKLHTYDDVVERVAQKLNLDDPSKIRLTPHNCYSQQPKPHPIKYRAAEHLLDMLVHYNQVSDILYYEVLDIPLPELQCLKTLKVAFHPVNKEEPVIHNIRLPKLSTVGDVLDEIKSKVTLSHENAELRLLEVFYHKIYKIFPLTEKIENINDQYWTLRAEEIPEEEKNLGPQDRLIHVYHFTKEAAQNQMQVQNFGEPFFLIIHENETLADVKVRIQKKLEVPDEEFSKWKFAFLSLGRPEYLQDSDVVSNRFQRRDVYGAWEQYLGLEHSDTTPKRSFTANQNRHSFEKPVKIYN from the exons ATGACTCTCGTCACTCCACAGCCACTCGAT GAAGATGAGGAAATGCTTGTGCCGCACTCGGAGATACTGGAAGGACCTCTACCGGTGCAAGGTCCTGTTGCTTTTGATGGTACACCGCCTGTTGAAGCGCCTCAGCCGATGGAAG TTGTTGCTAGCACAGTAGAGAATCAAGCAATTGAGGAGCCTCAGGTGTCTAGGTTTACATGGGCTATTCAGAATTTCTCTCGTCAGACCAACAAAAAGCTTTATTCTGACGTCTTTGTAGTCGGTGGATATAAATG GCGGGTGCTTATATTTCCAAAGGGAAACAATGTAGATCATTTGTCTATGTACTTAGATGTAGCTGATTCCTCATCATTGCCATATGGTTGGAGTAGACACGCACAATTCAACTTGGCTGTTGTTAATCAAATTCACAGCAAGTTCACCGTAAAGAAAG ACACACAACACCAGTTCCATGCAAGGGAGAGTGATTGGGGGTTCACATCCTTCATGCCTCTTAGCGATCTATACGACCCAGGTAGAGGGTATCTTGTAAACGATACATGCATTATCGAAGCTGAGGTGGCTGTGAAAAAAGTGATCGACTATTGGACATACGACTCAAAGAAGGAAACCGGTTATGTCGGTCTTAAGAACCAAGGCGCAACATGTTACATGAACTCTCTCCTTCAAACCTTGTACCATATCCCGTACTTTAGAAAG GCTGTCTACCATATGCCAACAACAGAAAATGATATGCCCTCGGGGAGTATTCCTCTGGCTCTTCAGAGCTTGTTCTATAAGCTCCAATACAACGAAACCAGTGTTGCCACGAAAGAGCTGACAAAATCTTTTGGATGGGACACGTATGACTCTTTTATGCAGCATGATGTGCAAGAACTTAATAGGGTTTTGTGTGAGAAGCTTGAAGACAAGATGAAG GGAACAGTTGTGGAAGGGACAATACAGAAGTTATTTGAAGGACACCATATGAACTACATTGAGTGTGTCAATGTGGACTTCAAGTCGACGAGAAAAGAATCATTTTACG ATCTTCAACTTGATGTGAAAGGCTGTCGGGATGTTTATGCTTCTTTTGACAAATATGTTGAAGTGGAACGGCTTGAGGGTGACAATAAGTACCATGCTGAAGCACATGGGTTACAG GATGCTAAGAAGGGTGTGCTGTTTATTGATTTCCCACCTGTTCTTCAACTTCAACTAAAACGTTTCGAATATGATTTCACAAGGGATACGATGGTAAAG ATAAATGATCGGTATGAATTTCCGTTAGAGCTTGACCTTGACAGGGAGAACGGCAAATATTTATCTCCTGATGCAGATAAGAGTGTCCGGAATCTCTATACACTTCACAG TGTATTGGTTCATAGTGGTGGTGTGCATGGTGGACATTATTATGCATATATCAGGCCCATTCTGTCAGACAACTG GTTCAAGTTTGATGACGAAAGAGTTACTAAAGAAGATATTAAGAGAGCATTAGAAGAGCAGTATGGTGGTGAGGAAGAG CTACCCCAAACAAATCCTGGCTACAATAACGCTCCGTTTAAATTTACAAAATACTCGAACGCGTACATGCTTGTCTACATACGGGAAAGCGATAAAGATAAGATTATTTGTGATGTTGATGAGAAGGATATCGCAGAACATCTTAGG ATAAGGTTGAAGAAAGAACAAGAGGAGAAGGAAAACAAGAGAAGATATAAAGCACAGGCTCATCTATATACTATTATTAAG GTTGCTCGCGATGCAAACCTTCTAGAACAGATAGGGAAGGATATATATTTTGATCTTGTTGACCACGACAAAGTTCATAGCTTTCGTATACAAAAACAAACACCATTTAACCAATTCAAG GAAGAGGTTGCTAAAGAATTTGGTGTGCCTGTTCAATTTCAACGGTTCTGGATATGGGCAAAGAGGCAGAACCACACGTACCGTCCCAATCGGCCTTTAACAGCtttggaggaaacccaatcg GTTGGTCAATTGAGGGAAGTTTCCAGTAAGAATCAGAATGCTGAACTCAAATTGTTCTTGGAGATCGAGATTGGACCC GATTTGCATCCTATTCCACCACCTGACAAAAGCAAAGAAGATATACTTCTCTTCTTCAAGCTTTATGATCCTGAGAAGGAAGAACTCCG ATACGTTGGTAGATTTTTTGTCAAGAGTTCTAGTAAACCAACTGAGATTATCTTAAAACTAAATGAGAGAGCTGGATTTAGTCAAGATGAAGAAATTGAACTCTATGAG GAAATAAAATTTGAGCCATGTGTCATGTGTGAACGCCTTGACAAAAGAACCTCATTTAGATCTAGCCAG ATCGAAGACGGAGACATTATTTGCTTTCAAAAACTACCTAAAGCTGAGGAGAAATACCGATATCCCGACGTCCCTTCATTTCTAGAATATGTGAAAAATCGTCAG ATAGTTCATTTTCGGTCTCTGGATAGGCCCAAGGAAGATGATTTCTGTCTTGAACT GTCAAAATTGCATACGTATGATGATGTGGTGGAGAGAGTTGCTCAGAAGCTTAATCTGGATGACCCGTCAAAAATTAGACTTACTCCTCACAACTGTTATTCTCAACAGCCCAAACCTCACCCCATCAAGTACCGGGCTGCAGAACACCTGCTAGATATGCTGGTTCACTACAATCAG GTTTCCGATATTCTGTATTATGAAGTGTTAGACATCCCTCTGCCTGAATTACAATGTTTGAAAACTTTGAAAGTTGCTTTTCACCCTGTAAACAAGGAAGAG CCTGTAATACACAATATAAGGCTGCCTAAACTAAGTACTGTTGGAGATGTTCTAGATGAAATTAAGTCAAAG GTTACATTATCTCATGAAAATGCTGAACTTAGACTTCTTGAAGTATTTTATCATAAGATTTACAAG ATCTTTCCTCTGACTGAGAAGATTGAGAATATAAATGATCAATACTGGACGTTACGTGCTGAGGAA ATTCCGGAAGAAGAGAAGAACCTCGGGCCGCAGGATCGTTTGATTCACGTTTACCATTTTACCAAAGAGGCTGCACAGAACCAGATG CAAGTTCAGAACTTCGGGGAGCCTTTCTTTCTGATAATTCATGAAAATGAAACTTTAGCAGATGTTAAAGTGCGAATCCAAAAGAAATTAGAAGTTCCCGATGAGGAGTTTTCTAAG TGGAAGTTTGCCTTTTTATCTTTGGGCCGTCCCGAGTATTTACAAGATTCGGATGTTGTATCCAACCGTTTTCAG AGAAGAGACGTGTATGGTGCTTGGGAGCAATATCTCGGGTTGGAACATTCAGACACAACACCTAAACGGTCCTTTACAGCTAATCAG AATCGTCACTCATTTGAGAAGCCAGTGAAAATATACAACTAG
- the LOC110868485 gene encoding ubiquitin carboxyl-terminal hydrolase 12 isoform X1 — MTLVTPQPLDQEDEEMLVPHSEILEGPLPVQGPVAFDGTPPVEAPQPMEVVASTVENQAIEEPQVSRFTWAIQNFSRQTNKKLYSDVFVVGGYKWRVLIFPKGNNVDHLSMYLDVADSSSLPYGWSRHAQFNLAVVNQIHSKFTVKKDTQHQFHARESDWGFTSFMPLSDLYDPGRGYLVNDTCIIEAEVAVKKVIDYWTYDSKKETGYVGLKNQGATCYMNSLLQTLYHIPYFRKAVYHMPTTENDMPSGSIPLALQSLFYKLQYNETSVATKELTKSFGWDTYDSFMQHDVQELNRVLCEKLEDKMKGTVVEGTIQKLFEGHHMNYIECVNVDFKSTRKESFYDLQLDVKGCRDVYASFDKYVEVERLEGDNKYHAEAHGLQDAKKGVLFIDFPPVLQLQLKRFEYDFTRDTMVKINDRYEFPLELDLDRENGKYLSPDADKSVRNLYTLHSVLVHSGGVHGGHYYAYIRPILSDNWFKFDDERVTKEDIKRALEEQYGGEEELPQTNPGYNNAPFKFTKYSNAYMLVYIRESDKDKIICDVDEKDIAEHLRIRLKKEQEEKENKRRYKAQAHLYTIIKVARDANLLEQIGKDIYFDLVDHDKVHSFRIQKQTPFNQFKEEVAKEFGVPVQFQRFWIWAKRQNHTYRPNRPLTALEETQSVGQLREVSSKNQNAELKLFLEIEIGPDLHPIPPPDKSKEDILLFFKLYDPEKEELRYVGRFFVKSSSKPTEIILKLNERAGFSQDEEIELYEEIKFEPCVMCERLDKRTSFRSSQIEDGDIICFQKLPKAEEKYRYPDVPSFLEYVKNRQIVHFRSLDRPKEDDFCLELSKLHTYDDVVERVAQKLNLDDPSKIRLTPHNCYSQQPKPHPIKYRAAEHLLDMLVHYNQVSDILYYEVLDIPLPELQCLKTLKVAFHPVNKEEPVIHNIRLPKLSTVGDVLDEIKSKVTLSHENAELRLLEVFYHKIYKIFPLTEKIENINDQYWTLRAEEIPEEEKNLGPQDRLIHVYHFTKEAAQNQMQVQNFGEPFFLIIHENETLADVKVRIQKKLEVPDEEFSKWKFAFLSLGRPEYLQDSDVVSNRFQRRDVYGAWEQYLGLEHSDTTPKRSFTANQNRHSFEKPVKIYN; from the exons ATGACTCTCGTCACTCCACAGCCACTCGAT CAGGAAGATGAGGAAATGCTTGTGCCGCACTCGGAGATACTGGAAGGACCTCTACCGGTGCAAGGTCCTGTTGCTTTTGATGGTACACCGCCTGTTGAAGCGCCTCAGCCGATGGAAG TTGTTGCTAGCACAGTAGAGAATCAAGCAATTGAGGAGCCTCAGGTGTCTAGGTTTACATGGGCTATTCAGAATTTCTCTCGTCAGACCAACAAAAAGCTTTATTCTGACGTCTTTGTAGTCGGTGGATATAAATG GCGGGTGCTTATATTTCCAAAGGGAAACAATGTAGATCATTTGTCTATGTACTTAGATGTAGCTGATTCCTCATCATTGCCATATGGTTGGAGTAGACACGCACAATTCAACTTGGCTGTTGTTAATCAAATTCACAGCAAGTTCACCGTAAAGAAAG ACACACAACACCAGTTCCATGCAAGGGAGAGTGATTGGGGGTTCACATCCTTCATGCCTCTTAGCGATCTATACGACCCAGGTAGAGGGTATCTTGTAAACGATACATGCATTATCGAAGCTGAGGTGGCTGTGAAAAAAGTGATCGACTATTGGACATACGACTCAAAGAAGGAAACCGGTTATGTCGGTCTTAAGAACCAAGGCGCAACATGTTACATGAACTCTCTCCTTCAAACCTTGTACCATATCCCGTACTTTAGAAAG GCTGTCTACCATATGCCAACAACAGAAAATGATATGCCCTCGGGGAGTATTCCTCTGGCTCTTCAGAGCTTGTTCTATAAGCTCCAATACAACGAAACCAGTGTTGCCACGAAAGAGCTGACAAAATCTTTTGGATGGGACACGTATGACTCTTTTATGCAGCATGATGTGCAAGAACTTAATAGGGTTTTGTGTGAGAAGCTTGAAGACAAGATGAAG GGAACAGTTGTGGAAGGGACAATACAGAAGTTATTTGAAGGACACCATATGAACTACATTGAGTGTGTCAATGTGGACTTCAAGTCGACGAGAAAAGAATCATTTTACG ATCTTCAACTTGATGTGAAAGGCTGTCGGGATGTTTATGCTTCTTTTGACAAATATGTTGAAGTGGAACGGCTTGAGGGTGACAATAAGTACCATGCTGAAGCACATGGGTTACAG GATGCTAAGAAGGGTGTGCTGTTTATTGATTTCCCACCTGTTCTTCAACTTCAACTAAAACGTTTCGAATATGATTTCACAAGGGATACGATGGTAAAG ATAAATGATCGGTATGAATTTCCGTTAGAGCTTGACCTTGACAGGGAGAACGGCAAATATTTATCTCCTGATGCAGATAAGAGTGTCCGGAATCTCTATACACTTCACAG TGTATTGGTTCATAGTGGTGGTGTGCATGGTGGACATTATTATGCATATATCAGGCCCATTCTGTCAGACAACTG GTTCAAGTTTGATGACGAAAGAGTTACTAAAGAAGATATTAAGAGAGCATTAGAAGAGCAGTATGGTGGTGAGGAAGAG CTACCCCAAACAAATCCTGGCTACAATAACGCTCCGTTTAAATTTACAAAATACTCGAACGCGTACATGCTTGTCTACATACGGGAAAGCGATAAAGATAAGATTATTTGTGATGTTGATGAGAAGGATATCGCAGAACATCTTAGG ATAAGGTTGAAGAAAGAACAAGAGGAGAAGGAAAACAAGAGAAGATATAAAGCACAGGCTCATCTATATACTATTATTAAG GTTGCTCGCGATGCAAACCTTCTAGAACAGATAGGGAAGGATATATATTTTGATCTTGTTGACCACGACAAAGTTCATAGCTTTCGTATACAAAAACAAACACCATTTAACCAATTCAAG GAAGAGGTTGCTAAAGAATTTGGTGTGCCTGTTCAATTTCAACGGTTCTGGATATGGGCAAAGAGGCAGAACCACACGTACCGTCCCAATCGGCCTTTAACAGCtttggaggaaacccaatcg GTTGGTCAATTGAGGGAAGTTTCCAGTAAGAATCAGAATGCTGAACTCAAATTGTTCTTGGAGATCGAGATTGGACCC GATTTGCATCCTATTCCACCACCTGACAAAAGCAAAGAAGATATACTTCTCTTCTTCAAGCTTTATGATCCTGAGAAGGAAGAACTCCG ATACGTTGGTAGATTTTTTGTCAAGAGTTCTAGTAAACCAACTGAGATTATCTTAAAACTAAATGAGAGAGCTGGATTTAGTCAAGATGAAGAAATTGAACTCTATGAG GAAATAAAATTTGAGCCATGTGTCATGTGTGAACGCCTTGACAAAAGAACCTCATTTAGATCTAGCCAG ATCGAAGACGGAGACATTATTTGCTTTCAAAAACTACCTAAAGCTGAGGAGAAATACCGATATCCCGACGTCCCTTCATTTCTAGAATATGTGAAAAATCGTCAG ATAGTTCATTTTCGGTCTCTGGATAGGCCCAAGGAAGATGATTTCTGTCTTGAACT GTCAAAATTGCATACGTATGATGATGTGGTGGAGAGAGTTGCTCAGAAGCTTAATCTGGATGACCCGTCAAAAATTAGACTTACTCCTCACAACTGTTATTCTCAACAGCCCAAACCTCACCCCATCAAGTACCGGGCTGCAGAACACCTGCTAGATATGCTGGTTCACTACAATCAG GTTTCCGATATTCTGTATTATGAAGTGTTAGACATCCCTCTGCCTGAATTACAATGTTTGAAAACTTTGAAAGTTGCTTTTCACCCTGTAAACAAGGAAGAG CCTGTAATACACAATATAAGGCTGCCTAAACTAAGTACTGTTGGAGATGTTCTAGATGAAATTAAGTCAAAG GTTACATTATCTCATGAAAATGCTGAACTTAGACTTCTTGAAGTATTTTATCATAAGATTTACAAG ATCTTTCCTCTGACTGAGAAGATTGAGAATATAAATGATCAATACTGGACGTTACGTGCTGAGGAA ATTCCGGAAGAAGAGAAGAACCTCGGGCCGCAGGATCGTTTGATTCACGTTTACCATTTTACCAAAGAGGCTGCACAGAACCAGATG CAAGTTCAGAACTTCGGGGAGCCTTTCTTTCTGATAATTCATGAAAATGAAACTTTAGCAGATGTTAAAGTGCGAATCCAAAAGAAATTAGAAGTTCCCGATGAGGAGTTTTCTAAG TGGAAGTTTGCCTTTTTATCTTTGGGCCGTCCCGAGTATTTACAAGATTCGGATGTTGTATCCAACCGTTTTCAG AGAAGAGACGTGTATGGTGCTTGGGAGCAATATCTCGGGTTGGAACATTCAGACACAACACCTAAACGGTCCTTTACAGCTAATCAG AATCGTCACTCATTTGAGAAGCCAGTGAAAATATACAACTAG
- the LOC110868484 gene encoding probable glutamate carboxypeptidase AMP1: MAQSFSTTLPKPTSSSSPACTLLFIFTLCILTLYTLHHHHNPHPPPPQSTTNPPSVSTFISSASNYTISTYLRHLTLHPHIAGTPPSSAAAAYVTSHFQSFNIPTHVTNFSVLLSYPVSSSLTAHFSNSSTVSLTLTEPGFGSDSEVVRPYHAYSPSGTAYGKAVYVSHGREEDYRALAAAGVNVNGCIAVVKRGGGMSRNAVVVKAAERGVTAVVMFTDGNGNGVERGTVLDGVGDPLTPGWGASGGGGGDVERLRVEDSEVSGRFPVVPSLPVSAETAAVILGSLGGPRVAHIWKNGEVDQVRKFDRVGPGPTFLNFTYEGENKVGVIQNVFGVIKGSEEPDRFVVLGNHRDAWTYGAVDPNSGTAALIDIARRYSLMMRLGWNPRRTIYLCSWDAEEFGMIGSTEWVEQNLVNLGSKAVTYINVDCAVQGPGFFAAATPQLDDILVEVTKKVTDPDSSGSTLFDKWRTNNEGYPLIERLSDVFSDFSPFLHHAGVPSVDLYYGKAFPVYHTAFDSYDWIVKHGDPLFHRHVAVAGVWGLLALHLADDPILPFNYLSYAAQLQNHTQSLYKLIKGDVSLHPITSAIEELADVAKQVEDEIKKIKDEEAEGRVSDLKRRVLNDRLMFAERGFLDSDGIRGRQWFKHLVYGPASEGKLGFFPGVADAIYESKRQSVIQHEIWRVGRAIQRAASALKGELT; this comes from the exons atggcTCAATCTTTCTCCACCACTCTCCCAAAACCCACCTCTTCATCCTCCCCTGCATGCACTCTCCTCTTCATCTTCACCCTCTGCATTCTCACTCTCTACactctccaccaccaccacaacccccacccaccaccaccacaatccACCACTAACCCACCGTCTGTCTCCACCTTTATCAGTTCTGCATCCAACTACACCATATCTACCTACCTCCGCCACCTCACCCTCCACCCCCACATCGCCGGCACACCACCGTCATCCGCCGCCGCCGCTTACGTCACCTCCCACTTCCAATCCTTCAACATCCCAACCCACGTGACAAATTTTTCAGTACTGTTATCATACCCAGTTAGCTCATCACTTACGGCGCACTTTAGCAATTCTAGTACTGTTTCGCTAACGTTAACGGAGCCCGGGTTTGGGTCGGACTCTGAGGTTGTAAGACCGTACCATGCATACTCGCCGTCGGGGACGGCGTACGGTAAGGCGGTGTACGTTAGCCATGGGAGGGAGGAGGACTATCGTGCGCTGGCGGCGGCTGGGGTTAATGTTAACGGGTGTATAGCGGTTGTGAAAAGAGGTGGTGGGATGTCGAGAAATGCGGTGGTGGTTAAGGCGGCGGAGAGAGGGGTAACGGCGGTGGTTATGTTTACTGACGGTAACGGTAACGGCGTTGAGAGAGGGACGGTTTTGGATGGTGTGGGGGACCCACTTACACCCGGGTGGGGTgcaagtggtggtggtggtggggatgtGGAGAGGTTAAGGGTGGAGGATAGTGAAGTTTCGGGTCGGTTTCCGGTGGTGCCGTCGCTGCCGGTATCGGCGGAGACGGCTGCGGTGATATTGGGCTCACTTGGTGGGCCCAGGGTGGCCCATATTTGGAAAAATGGTGAGGTTGACCAAGTGAGGAAGTTTGACAGGGTTGGGCCTGGACCAACTTTCTTGAATTTTACATATGAG GGGGAGAATAAGGTGGGGGTGATCCAAAATGTGTTTGGAGTGATAAAGGGGTCGGAAGAGCCTGACCGGTTCGTGGTGCTTGGTAACCATAGGGATGCGTGGACCTATGGAGCGGTTGACCCGAATAGTGGGACCGCTGCGCTTATTGATATTGCGCGTAGGTATTCTTTGATGATGCGCTTGGGGTGGAATCCTCGGAGGACGATTTATTTATGCAGTTGGGATGCAGAAGAATTTGGGATG ATTGGATCTACCGAATGGGTTGAGCAAAATCTTGTTAATTTGGGCTCAAAGGCCGTGACGTATATCAACGTGGATTGTGCTGTTCAAGGGCCTGGTTTTTTCGCAGCTGCAACGCCTCAACTAGATGATATTCTAGTCGAGGTTACTAAGAAG GTTACGGATCCCGATAGCTCGGGTTCAACACTCTTTGATAAGTGGAGAACAAATAATGAAGGTTATCCTTTG ATTGAGAGACTTAGCGACGTTTTCTCTGACTTTTCTCCATTTTTGCATCACGCGGGGGTTCCTTCGGTTGATCTTTATTATGGCAAAG CTTTCCCGGTTTACCACACTGCTTTTGACTCGTACGACTGGATTGTTAAGCATGGAGATCCGTTATTCCACCGTCACGTTGCGG TTGCTGGTGTGTGGGGTCTGCTTGCACTTCACTTAGCCGATGATCCTATCCTACCGTTCAACTATCTTTCGTATGCAGCTCAGTTGCAG AACCATACACAATCATTGTACAAATTGATAAAAGGGGACGTGTCTTTGCATCCTATAACGTCTGCCATTGAAGAGCTTGCAGATGTCGCTAAACAAGTTGAAGATGAAATCAAG AAAATAAAGGATGAAGAAGCCGAAGGTCGTGTTTCAGATTTAAAAAGACGCGTGTTGAATGATCGATTGATGTTTGCTGAAAGAGGCTTCTTGGATTCAGATGGGATTCGAGGAAGACAATGGTTCAAGCATCTT GTATATGGACCGGCTAGCGAGGGCAAACTGGGATTTTTCCCAGGAGTTGCAGATGCTATTTACGAGTCAAAAAGGCAGTCAGTGATCCAACATGAGATATGGAGGGTTGGCAGGGCCATCCAAAGGGCTGCAAGTGCTTTAAAAGGTGAACTAACctaa